CGGCGGGCGGCGGCTACTCGCAGGTGCTCCCGATGGAGGACATCAACCTCCACTTCACCGGCGACCTCCACGCGCTCACCTCAGCGCACAACCTCATCGCGGCGATGCTCGACGCGAAGATCTCCCAGAGCGACGAGATCGACATCGACGTCAACGACGTCGCGTGGCCGCGCGCGATGGATATGAACGAGCGCGCACTCCGCGACATCGTCATCGGCCTCGGCGGCTCCTCCGGCGGCACGCCCCGAGAGAGCCGCTTCCTGCTCACGGCGGCCTCCGAGCTGATGGCCGTCCTCTGTCTCGCAGAGGACCTCGGCGACCTCAAAGAGCGCGTCGCGCGCATCATCGTCGCCTACACCGAGGACGGCGACCCCGTCACCGTCGACGACATCGACGCGACCGGCCCGGCCTCGATGCTGCTGAAGGACGCGATCAAGCCGAACCTCGTCCAAACGCTCGAGGGCACGCCCGCGTTCGTCCACGGCGGCCCATTCGCGAACATCGCACACGGCACGAACTCCCTCATCGCCGACAAGGCGGCCTTCGGGATGGGCGATTACCTCGTCACCGAGGCCGGTTTCGGCTCCGACCTCGGTGCGGAGAAGTTCATGAACATCGTCTGCCGCCTCGGCGATATGACGCCGAACGCGGTCGTGCTCGTCTCGACGGTTCGCGCGCTGAAGTACCACGGAATGGGTATGTGGCCCGCCGACCTCGAAGAGGTCAAAGAGGCCGGCGTCGACGAGCTCGAAGCCGGGTTCGCGAACCTCGACAAGCACGTCCGTAACCTCCAGAAGTTCGGTGTCCCGGTCGTCGTCGCGCTCAACCGCTTCCCCGACGACAGCGACGAGGAGGTCCAAGCGGTTCTAGACCACTGTCGCGAGGATCTCGGCGTCCGGATCGCCGAGTCGAACGTCTTCGCGGACGGTAGCGAGGGCGGCGTCGACCTCGCAGAGAACGTCATCGAGGCCGTCGACGAGGGCGACGAGGACGAGTTCGACCACCTCTACCCCGACGACGCCCCGATCAAAGAGAAGATCGAGACCGTCGCGACCGAGGTCTACGGTGCCGACGGCGTCAACTTCACCAGCGGTGCGGAGGACGACATCGAGCGACTCGAAGATCTCGGCTTCGAGGACGTGCCGGTCTGTCTCTCGAAGACCTTCCACTCGCTGAGCGACGACCCCTCGAAGAAGGGCGCACCGTCGGGCTGGACGCTCGAAGTCCGCGAGCTGTATCCCTCCGCGGGTGCCGGCTTCATCGTCGCGCTGACGGGCGACGTGCTCGACATGCCTGGCCTCCCGGCCGTCCCCGCCGCCGCGGGGATGGACATCGACGAGGACGGCAACATCAGCGGCCTGTTCTGAGGTCGCGAACGCGTCCTCTCACCGGGCAAGAATCGACTGGAGCGCGGACGCCGGCGGAAATTTTTCGAGCCTTCCCGACGATCGTCACCGTTCCTCGCGGGCGCTACTGCTCCTCGGCGATCACCCAGAGCGCTCGATAGAGGTCCCACAGCGAGCACTCACAGCGCGTCGCGATCATCCGATAGGTCTCCAGATAGCGCTCGTAGTCGGAGACGGTCGGCTCCGCCGGGTAGTCGCCGTCGAGTTCGCCCAGCGACCGCAGTGTCGACCACTGTCGCTCGTCGATCGCGACGTACCGGCTCGGGTCGATGAACTGGCAGAACGCCGATCCGATCTGGACGTCGACACCCGAGAGCGACGTCAGGGACGACAGCATCTCAGCCGCCGTGTCGGCCTCGACGGCCGCCGAGATGGCGGCGTGGACGTCCTCGTAATCGTTGTCGTCGTAGGCGTCCTCGATAGCGCGTCGGTCCGCGTTCGGGACCGCGCCCAAGAACCGGCGGCCGTACCACTGGACGACCCACTCGGGATCGCGCCACCCGTAATCGCCGTCGGCGAACATCCGCGGCAGGAGGTCGCGATGTTCCTCCTCGACAGTCGAAAGTGGCTGGTACTCGGGGTACGCGTCGATTCGTTCTTCGATTGACGCTGCGGTGAGTTTCATACTCGCACTAGTACCGCGAGGGTTCTCAGACTGTCGGCTCGTACCGTCGTGAGACGACCGATTGTCGCGGTAGAATCGTTTTTTCATTCCGGGCAAAACGGCGACCTAGCGCTTTCGTCCGGGATTCTCGGCCGAGGTATGTGAGAAAGATTCATACTCGTGGCAGGGAAGGATTCGAATAGAGATGAGCCACAACGCGGAGGAACCACAGTATGTCGAGTGAAGAACAGGAACCGGTGAAAACGATCTGTCCGTACTGCGGTGTCGGCTGCGGCATCCAAGTAATGCCCGGCGAGGAACCGAGCGATATGCGGTTTATGCCGTGGGGCGACGCCCCCGTCAACGACGGCCGCGTCTGCATCAAAGGCGGCGCGGCGACGCAGGTCGTCGACCACGAGGATCGGCTCACCACCCCGCAGATCAAAGAAGACGGCGAGTTCCGCGAGGCGACGTGGGACGAGGCCTACGAGCGCATCGTCTCCGAGATGGAGGAGATCCGCGAGGAGTTCGACCCCGACGCGATGGGCTTTTTCGGCTCCTCGAAGACGATGAACGAGGAGAACTACCTCCTCCAGAAGCTCGCGCGCCGCTACGGCACCAACAACGTCGACAACTGCACGCGGATGTGTCACGCCTCGACGGTTTACGCGCTCCGGACGAGCCTCGGCGCGGGCGCGATGACGAACAGTATGGAGGACCTCGAAGCGGAGGCCGACGTGCTGTGGATTCAGGGCGCGAACCCCGCCGAACAGCACCCGATCGCCAACAGCAACTACTTCCGACAGGCCGTTCTCGAGGGCGCGACCGTCATTCAGGTCGACCCGCACGCGAACAAGACGACCCGTTCGTTCGATATCGAGGAGACCGAGCGCCACCAGCACCTTCAGCTGGAGCCCGGCACCGACATCCCGCTTCTCAACATCGTCCTCAAGACGGTGCTGGAGAACGGTTGGATCGACGAGGAGTTCATCGAAGCGCGCACCGAGGGCATCGAGCACCTCGAGGAGACGCTCGAAGACTTCGATAAGGAAGCCGCCGCAGAGGAGTGCGGCGTCCCGCTCGAAGACATCGAACTCGCCGCCGAGAAGTACGCGACGGCCGACAACGCCACCATCTTCACCGGGATGGGGATGAGCCAGCACACCTGCGGCGTCGACAACGTCCAAAACGAGATCAACCTCGCGCTCATCACCGGCAACGTCGGTCGCGCCGGCACCGGCGTCAACCCGCTTCGCGGCCAGAACAACGTGCAGGGGACCTCGGACGTCGGCGCGATGCCGAACGTCCTGCCCGGCTACCAGCTCGTCGACGACGACGAGGCCCGAAAGAGCGTCGAGGACGTCTGGGGATTCGAGATCCCCGACGAGCCCGGCCTGACGAACGTCGAGATCACC
This DNA window, taken from Halobellus sp. LT62, encodes the following:
- the fdhF gene encoding formate dehydrogenase subunit alpha codes for the protein MSSEEQEPVKTICPYCGVGCGIQVMPGEEPSDMRFMPWGDAPVNDGRVCIKGGAATQVVDHEDRLTTPQIKEDGEFREATWDEAYERIVSEMEEIREEFDPDAMGFFGSSKTMNEENYLLQKLARRYGTNNVDNCTRMCHASTVYALRTSLGAGAMTNSMEDLEAEADVLWIQGANPAEQHPIANSNYFRQAVLEGATVIQVDPHANKTTRSFDIEETERHQHLQLEPGTDIPLLNIVLKTVLENGWIDEEFIEARTEGIEHLEETLEDFDKEAAAEECGVPLEDIELAAEKYATADNATIFTGMGMSQHTCGVDNVQNEINLALITGNVGRAGTGVNPLRGQNNVQGTSDVGAMPNVLPGYQLVDDDEARKSVEDVWGFEIPDEPGLTNVEITGAIGEQIQGMYVMGENPIMSEPNANHVADLLEELNFLVVQDIFMTETAEYADVLLPATTWAERGGTVTNTDRRVQRMRGVQKVHENTKHDLEILCEVGTRLFGEGFEFDTPEEVFEELRQVTPSYHGMTYDALGEEGIHWPCYEPGDEGDQFLYEDGFETESGLGHIEGVTHQPPKEVPDDDYPLILTTARLEEHYNTGTMSRRSPRLNNQYPDNFVDVHPNDAERYGIEDGETVRIKSRRGEIELEAHVTEDIKEGVIWTTPHFAAASANVLTNDVLDERAKIPEYKAAAAEIEVGVEPSGSGNAPADD
- a CDS encoding formate--tetrahydrofolate ligase; protein product: MASEDEGGFPTDYEIAKAAEKQPIGDVLEPWGVGDDDVELYGDYKAKLSHDAVTRLRDNAENKEGNLVLVTGMTPTPMGEGKTVTTVGLGQTLNHVGEDAMIAIREPSLGPVFGVKGGAAGGGYSQVLPMEDINLHFTGDLHALTSAHNLIAAMLDAKISQSDEIDIDVNDVAWPRAMDMNERALRDIVIGLGGSSGGTPRESRFLLTAASELMAVLCLAEDLGDLKERVARIIVAYTEDGDPVTVDDIDATGPASMLLKDAIKPNLVQTLEGTPAFVHGGPFANIAHGTNSLIADKAAFGMGDYLVTEAGFGSDLGAEKFMNIVCRLGDMTPNAVVLVSTVRALKYHGMGMWPADLEEVKEAGVDELEAGFANLDKHVRNLQKFGVPVVVALNRFPDDSDEEVQAVLDHCREDLGVRIAESNVFADGSEGGVDLAENVIEAVDEGDEDEFDHLYPDDAPIKEKIETVATEVYGADGVNFTSGAEDDIERLEDLGFEDVPVCLSKTFHSLSDDPSKKGAPSGWTLEVRELYPSAGAGFIVALTGDVLDMPGLPAVPAAAGMDIDEDGNISGLF